The region CGTCGCAATGCATGTCGACCGGCAGTCCCCGCTCGGCCGCGATGCGGCACAGCGCTTCGACCGACGCGGCGCCATCGGCCATCGTCCGTTCGAAATGGGGGATGCCCCCGACGATGCCGATCCCCATGTCGAGTGCACGATTGAGCGAGGCAACTCCGTCAGCGGCGCGGTAGTAGCCGTCCTGCGGAAACGCCACGAGCTGAAGATCTATGTAGGGCGCAACCTTCTCCTGCACTTCCAGCAGCGCCTCGGCGGTGACAAGACGCGGATCGCTGGTATCCACATGACTGCGGATGGCCAGAAGCCCCTGGCTGACGGCAAGGTCGCAGTACCGAAGGGCCCGCTCGACCAGAGCCTCGCGCGTGAGAATCGGGCGGAGTTCGCCCCAGAGCGAGATCCCCTCGAGCAGCGTGCCCGAGCGGTTTATTCGCGGAAGTCCCAGGGACAGAGTAGCGTCCATATGGAAATGCGGATCCACGAAGGGCGGCGTCACAAGGCAGCCGGTGGCATCGATTTCTTCGCGCGCGGTTGCTTCGATGCCATGACCGACCTCGGCGATCTTTCCGTCCCTGATCAGGATGTCGATCTTGGTGCGGCCATCGGGAAGGTTTGCATTTCGGACAATGAGATCGGACATGACGGCACCGGTTTGTTTCGGAGTTGATCGGGAGGTTCTGCGCACGAACGGCTTATCGCTCGCCCCTGCGATATGGTTGCATAAGAGCCTGCGGAACCCGCGCGCGCCGCGCCATCACGGCCAGTGCGAGAATGGACAGGATGTAGGGTATCATCAGGAATATCTGGTAGGGGACCAGATCACCGAGAACGGTCTGCAGCCGGAGCTGGAAAGCATCGAAGAAGGCGAAGAGCAGCGCTCCGAGGAGCGCCCGGCCGGGCCGCCAGGACGCGAAGACGACAAGAGCGATGCAGATCCAGCCGCGCCCCTGCACCATGGTCGGAAAGAAGCTGTTGAAGGCGGACAGGGTGAGGAACGCGCCGCCCATTCCCATCAGCGCACTCCCCACGACGATAGCCCCATAGCGCAACCGGACTGGATTGAGCCCCTGGGCCTCCGCAGCGTGCGGGTTCTCGCCCGCCATCCTCACCGCGAGCCCAAGGGGTGTGCGGAAGAGCACATAGGCGAGGATCGCGGCAATGACGATGGCAAGATAGGTCGGCGGTGTCTGGGTGAGCAATGCGGGGCCGAAAAACGGCAGGTCAGAAAGGCCCGGTATCGCAATCGGCTGAAACGGCACGATCGTCGGCGGGGTCGAGGCAAGCGGCACGACAAGCCGGAAGATGAAGTAACTTAGGCTCGAAGCGAAAAGGGTGATGCCGAGACCGGTTACATGCTGCGACAAGCCGAGGGTAACGGTCAGGAGCGCGTGCAGGAGGCCGAACAGCCCGCCCGCCAGTGCGGCCACGAGCAGCCCGGTCCACAGATCCGCACCGTTGAAGACCGCCAGCCACCCAATCATGGCGCCGAACGTCATGATGCCTTCGATGCCGAGGTTGAGAACCCCGGAGCGCTCGCTGAGAACGGCTCCGAGCGTACCGAATATGAGCGGCGTCGCGATCCGGAGAACCGCGGCCCACAATCCCGCCGAGGCGATGATGTCGAAAAGTGCCGTCATCTGCGCAGCCTGTACTGGGTGAAGAACAGCGCGACGAGCATGGTCAACAGCGACAGCGCAACCGTCACGTCGGCGATATAGGTCGGTATGCCGAGCGCCCTGCTCATGCCGTCCGCACCCACGAACATCGTGGCCGTGAAGAGCGCGGCGGCGATCACCCCGATAGGATGGAGGTTGGCAAGCATGGCGACGATGATGCCGGAATAGCCGTATCCCGGCGACAGATCCGTCGTCACATAGCCCTTGACGCCCATGACCTCGATGGCACCGGCCAATCCGGCAAGGCCACCTGAAATGCAGGCGACCTTGACGAGGGTGCGCGCGAGCGGAACGCCCGCGAACACCGCCCCGTCCGGATTGAGGCCTGCCGCCCGCGATTGCAGGCCGAAGACGGTGCGCGACTGCAGGAAATAGATGCCCAGCGCCACCGCGACAGCCACCGCCAGTCCGATATGCAGGCGCGAGCGCGCGATCAGCTTCGGAAGCTGCGCATGGTCAGCGACCGGAAGCGACTGCGGCCATCCGAAAGCGAGCGGATCCTTCAGCACGCCGTCGATCAGCATCGACACGAAGAGGACCGCCACGAAATTGAGGAGCAGGCTGGTCACCACCTCGTCCACCGAAAAGCGGAGGCGGAGCCACAGCGGCAGCAGCAGGAGCAGCATGCCGGCAACGGCCCCGC is a window of Sinorhizobium sp. BG8 DNA encoding:
- a CDS encoding ABC transporter permease codes for the protein MRLERRDHRPLYLILLAPVLAVVAALAIAGILIALAGAPVLEAYWRILASAFGTRLAATETLTRATPLMLTGLAAAVAFRARLWNIGAEGQFYLGAITVAALGSSALSALPAPLLVPVLFAGGAVAGMLLLLLPLWLRLRFSVDEVVTSLLLNFVAVLFVSMLIDGVLKDPLAFGWPQSLPVADHAQLPKLIARSRLHIGLAVAVAVALGIYFLQSRTVFGLQSRAAGLNPDGAVFAGVPLARTLVKVACISGGLAGLAGAIEVMGVKGYVTTDLSPGYGYSGIIVAMLANLHPIGVIAAALFTATMFVGADGMSRALGIPTYIADVTVALSLLTMLVALFFTQYRLRR
- a CDS encoding ABC transporter permease; amino-acid sequence: MTALFDIIASAGLWAAVLRIATPLIFGTLGAVLSERSGVLNLGIEGIMTFGAMIGWLAVFNGADLWTGLLVAALAGGLFGLLHALLTVTLGLSQHVTGLGITLFASSLSYFIFRLVVPLASTPPTIVPFQPIAIPGLSDLPFFGPALLTQTPPTYLAIVIAAILAYVLFRTPLGLAVRMAGENPHAAEAQGLNPVRLRYGAIVVGSALMGMGGAFLTLSAFNSFFPTMVQGRGWICIALVVFASWRPGRALLGALLFAFFDAFQLRLQTVLGDLVPYQIFLMIPYILSILALAVMARRARVPQALMQPYRRGER